In Artemia franciscana chromosome 4, ASM3288406v1, whole genome shotgun sequence, a single window of DNA contains:
- the LOC136025703 gene encoding uncharacterized protein LOC136025703, translating to MVYSDDGDPVFSESAAVISRVPQGSILGPVIFSKYINDFENVPQNPITLYDDDSKLNGIADQTMQNDLNGPSLWASTWMMEFNPSKCKVLHMDPHNNQISHSMLDKSGTRIPVEAIESEQDRGDR from the coding sequence atggtCTACTCTGACGATGGAGACCCTGTATTTTCAGAGTCTGCAGCAGTTATAAGCAGGGTACCCCAGGGAAGCATCCTTGGACCCGTCATCTTCTCTaaatatattaatgattttgagAATGTTCCACAAAACCCCATCACTCTCTACGATGATGATAGCAAACTAAATGGAATTGCTGATCAAACCATGCAAAATGACTTGAATGGGCCCTCCTTATGGGCTTCAACTTGGATGATGGAATTCAACCCATCAAAGTGCAAAGTCCTCCACATGGATCCCCACAACAATCAGATTTCACACTCTATGCTGGATAAATCTGGCACTCGTATCCCAGTTGAGGCTATTGAGAGTGAACAAGATAGGGGTGATCGTTGA